atgatttgagatctgaacctattatgttttcatgaatatatgtgtgttcttgatcctatcttgcaagtctatagtcacctattatgtgttatgatccgacaaccccgaagtgacaataatcgggatacttctcggtgatgactgtagtttgaggagtttatgtattcactatgtgttaatgctttggtccggttctctattaaaaggaggccttaatatcccttagtttccactaggaccccgctgcaacgggagggtaggacaaaagatgtcatgcaagttcttttccataagcacgtatgactatttactgaatacatgcctacattacattgatgaattggagctagttctatatcaccctatgttataactattgcatgaggaatcgcatctggcataattatccatcactgatccatttatCTTTGTTGCTGCTATCGTTAccttattatcataccacttttgctactaaacactttgctgcagatactaagttatccaggtgtggttgaattgacaactcaactgctaatactcaagaatattctttggctccccttgtgtctaatgaataaatttgggttgtacttcaccctcgaaagcggttgcgatcccctacacttgtgggttatcaagactaatttctggcgccgttgccggggagcatagctctattctctgagtcacttgggatttatatctgttgatcactatgaagaacttgaaagacgctaagaccaagattttgccctcaactatgaggggaggtaaggaactgccatctagctctgcgctagattctccttctattattagtaagcttgcgacacctaaacctgctactgctatgaattctgatatgtcttatgttattgatgatgccacttctactatgcatgatgaaactacttctgtgcgtgatactactttgccattaggtgaatttctagatgaacagcttgctagagttagggggaatgaaaatattgaagatgctattgatgatagtgatgatgaatgttcccccaatgattatgtcttacctgttgttcctaagggttatgttatgaatgaagaagctgctatggaaattcttgcttccaatgatagatctaatcttaagaaattattagctaaatggaagcagcagtctcttaatgctagaatgaaacccgatcctacttttgctacttcacctatctgtgttactgataaggattattaattctctgttgatcctgagattattactttagttgaatctgaacctttttatggccttgaaactgaaactgttgtggcacatcttaccaagttgaatgatattgcTACCCTATTTACTCaggatgagaagtcttgctatttatatatccttaaaatatttccattctcattaaagggtgttgctaagacttggtataattctcttgctcctggttgtgcgcgtagtccccaggatatgatttattacttctttactaaatatttccctgctcataagaaacaagctgccttgcgggaaatatataattttgtgcaaatgaaataagagagtctcccacaagcttggggaggcttcacCAGTtccttaatgctttgcctgatcatcctcttaagaaaaatgaaatacttgatatcttttataatggactaatcgatgcttccaaggaccacttggatagttgtgctggttgtgttttcagggaaagaacagtcgatgaagctaaaatattattgaataatatgttgactaatgaaaataattggactcttcctgagccagttcctgaagtaattcctgaaccaattgagccaactcctaagcctactcctaaacccactccgaagaagagaggtgttttatttcttagtcccgaagatatgcaagaggaaaaaaatcaatgaaagaaaaaggtattaaagctgaagatgttaagaatttaccacctattgaagaaatacatggtcttaatttaccgcctgaagaaccacattgtcttgataacccgacacaggaaataaaggtaaattctctctatagatatggtaaagttgaaataccctctactaaatttcatagcccatgcttagagaagaaagttttaatgcttatgttggtagagagttaaagaataatgcttttgagataggacgtGTAGGTgctaatctggctagagttaaagatgaacttcaccgcgttagtaaatatgcttctatggttgctactcaagttgagcaagtactcaaagctcaaaatgatttgcttgatgaattaaataataaaaatgactttgctgttagagtggctactagaactggtaggatgactcaggaacctttgtatcctgaaggccaccctaagagaatcgagcaagattctcagagaaataatttagaggcacctagttcttctaagaagaagaaaaagaaaaacgataggactttgcatgcttctagtgaacctactgtagacacacctgagaatcccaatgatatttctatctcagatgctgaaacacaatcaggtgatgaacatgaacctagtgataatgttaatgataatgttcatgttgatgctcaacctagcaaaaacaatgatgtagagattgaacctgttgttgatcttaataacccacaatcaaagaatcaacgttacgataagaaagattttgttgctaggaagcacggtaaagaaagagaaccatgggttcagaaacccatgtcctttcctcctaaaccatccaagtcaaaggatgatgaggattttgagcactttgctgaaatgattagacctgttTTCTTACCTTTGtgcttaactaatatgcttaaggtaaatccttatgctaagtatatgaaggatatcatcacaaataaaagaaagataccggaagctgaaattttcaccatgcttgctaattacacttttaagggtggaataccaaagaaacttggagatccgggtgttccaactataccatgctccgttggtccaattagtttttgttctagtgctttattcattgcaaatttttgctgcttaggtgaccatgttcttgagcttgcatgttaaatttttgaggtcccaagcaattccaatgcatgatataggttctaggcacttgtaggggtagttgctatcaatcttgtttagttttattcacttttattttgaagttactaaaatttcagaaatttgcagaaaatgttaaggaggctttttaaaggctcttctagccaaagctctcaggaaaaacaagccaaagagaagaaAAAATCCAAGTACAATCTTCcccgcttagcggaagtacggtcgtgcgaatggccatgtgaggatttcttgaaagaagcctgaattcatgaagacttttatacTTTAATCGAGACTGcgggcctcaccggtttcatcaacaaCTGAattgatcagtatctcttacttacaaatactttcgtgcaaaacttttactattatcctaagaagtcaccgcctgcagtatcctttcatttatatgatgagttcaaagaaatgtctttaagtgatttttgcgcggtatgtaggataccttatgagggagaattagatgaaccccattgtgaagatgtgggtggctttgttaatactattgctgtagaggagctaaagaagggctccgaggcgaaggtctctagcatacactttcccgttttacgctactttgccatatttgctagtagatgcttgattggtcgtggaaatagtgggaaTTTGAGCGTTCctaatattatcattcttcaacatgctttgcttggggacaatacttttagtatgggtgcagTCGTTGCTAAACGACTAgtcctgaatcgtacaaaaggtaccatatttggaggtatctatgctgcacgtcttgctagacattttcagatacccattaggcatcttGAGGAGGAGGAGATAAACACTACAAGAAACTTGTTAATCCGTGACGGATTCCTCATGACGTTCCCAGAAACTGTCACAGAAACCGTCACAGATCAGCAAGGCGAGATTAGGCCCCAAAATGGTAGACCACTTATAATAGACCTAGAGGAACCGTCATAAAAACCGTCACGAATTGGGGAGCTGGGTCTagccttttcttttttatatatacaccGTCCGAGCCATCATGGATGAGTGGATGAAGCATGCTGATGTGTCTTGTTTTCCCCTTGTATGGCCCATAAGTCAATCTGATGCAGtaataaaaaacaaataaaaagaaaaaggatgcAACAATAAAATGGAAATTTTTAAAAGAAAAAGGGAACCATACACTCGATCGTAAGTCATGTGTATATACTAAGGGTAAAATGGTTCGTTTGGGACTATATATGGTCCATACAAGGGAAACAAAACACACATCACGGGAATTTTACAAAgaaattcgaaaaggaaaaaaggaacCTCCCAAATCAAACCATTTAAGCTTAAGTATATACACATAACTTTGCCTAaaaatatatacacacacataacTACCTGCTTATGGCCGGATTGACATGACTCACATGGGAGTTATTTACAAATAATCAGGCATATTAACCCAACTCCCCACAACCCAGCCCATTCACATGTCAACACACAATATAAATGtaggtcccacatgtcagtatATGACACAgagaaaataattttgaaaaaaTTGGTGTAGCGGAGGGTTTCTGAAATCCAGGAATATTTTTTAGAAATTCCTGAACATATTTTTAAATcgttaacatttttttaattcacaaacattttttgaaattgcgtACATTTCTTCAAACTCATGAACATATTTTTTGCGTAAgcggacattttttgaaattcatgaatattttttgaaatccataaaaaatgcttttcacttacattttttaaattcatgaatattgttttgaatttgcaaaaaaaaatctgaattttgtgaacaaattttgacatTTCCCGAACATTTTTTTTCTGAATTCAAAATattgaattgtttttcaaaattttgacATTTTTTAATACACTGACATTTCTTTTGAaatgacgaacattttttgaatcagcaAACATTTCTTGAACAGATGAACGTTTTTTGAaatgcacaaacattttttgaattcgtgaacatcTTTTTAATACGGgaactttttttagaaaaatatgaacatatttaaaaccGCGTACATTTTATAATTTCTGGAACATTTTATTTTTCCAGAAttcacattttttgaaatttggatTTACTTAAAAGTCCAAATTATTTTAAgaagagaaaaataaaataaaaaactggGGTGTCCAGCCCCGCTCATGACATGTTTGCTAGCGCGTCATGCACCATCTAAAAATTAGTGTTGAATAGTAATAATAAATTTTAGAAATGTATTAAAAATATCTGAACTTTTTCTAGAagcatgttgaacattttttgaaacatacGCTCTCAATTATTTGAATGCATGATGTTTTTCGAAAATACGTTCACAATCTAATACACATTACTTTTATTCCAAACATTTCGAGTGCTTTTTTCAAATGCACAAACACTTTGTTTGGTTGTCTTAGTTATATATTTAGGCCCAACTCATGCTGAACGAAAAAAAAGGCTAGCAGCCGAGACTGCTGCTGCATTTGTTGGCCTTCAAATGTTTTCTACACTCAACATACACCATTATATAATCCATGTCAAAATGTTGCATTCTTCGAGGTTTTGTTATATTTTCAGTCATTTAGTGCATTTATTGAatataattcaattttgaattgcAAGCGCATGAGAAAGTTCGCATAATTGATTCAAAAATTCATATTTTTGTTCCTGAGTCTATGTTCCGGACTTGCTTAAAAAGAAAAAGGGATTGGAAACATGAGGGTTCGCAGACGTCCCTCATGAGAGTTTATTGGTTGtttaattccaaaaaatgctaACAAGGTACAAAAACAAGAAACTTGGAATGGTTCcctcatacgacacttggaggttgTGATGAAAATTTGTGAGGTTTCACAAAAATTGTGACGTATGTTGCTTAGAAACCAGACCATCTTCGTGAAAGAATTTAGGTTTCAAGAGATAACGGAGGCAAAGAGACCAGTGCTTCATCAGTTGGCCCTAAATTGTTTCTACACTCCATATAGACCATTACATGATCCATGTCAAAATTTAGTATTTTTTGGGGCCCGTTTGTTATATGTAAGTCATTTAGTGCATTTATAGGCATTTAATGaatataattcaattttgaactacaagtgAATGAAAAAGTTGGCAAAATTTGGGGAAAAAAATCGTATTTGTGTTCTTGAGTCTATGTTTTGACCATATACAAGAAATGAAGGAATTCCAAACCCGAGGGTGCCAAGTCTTAACCTGAAATATGGAGTTTATTTTtctttaattccagaaaatacaaatgaattctgaaaattaTTGGCATGGTGCCCTCATATCATATAATCTTCAGAGGCTGTAGTAAAAAGTTGAGTAAGTTTCACAAAAATTATGGCATACACTGCATGAAAGCCGGGACATCTTCGATGAAAAATCATGTTTTTGACAAGGAACAATTTGGGATTGAAGACAAAGTGTCGGTCACTGCCTCGTTTGACATGAAATTTTTCTACACTCAAGATACACCGCTAAGAATATATCATTTCGAGAGGAAACGGGTTGGGAATGTTTTCAAACTtgcttgatactccctccgttccaaaaataTAGTGCTTACTCTattcccgtgcttcaactttgaccgtaaatttaaccaacgagaccgactgcggtggGAGTATAATTTTTGATCCCGCCGCAGTcgatctcgttggttaaatttatggtcaaagttagaccccgggaagcgcgggcgcactatattttggaatagtgggagtatatATGTAGGTCAAATTGAAATTAATCTCAATGAACATGCGGAAATTCATTTTATGGAATATCCTACAATACAACTTGCATGTAGTATATTACATTAAAATTTTGTTGCGATATATATATGATAATTCTTTTTCCAAGTTACTCTACAAGGATGCCTTATTTGTTTATTCGAATGATGAAAAAAAACTGAATTCTGGACTGCTCTCACGGTCAATAGAGGCCCGCTTGAGTATCCAGCCGAAGTGGCAATCCAGCGTGAGGGCGAAGCTGCGCTGTGATTGATTGATCTAAGCATCCCACAGATCGCAGATCCAAACCGTCTATCCCCGTGAGATCCAACGGCAAGGAAACCTCCCCCTTTTTCTTGTGTTTCCTTCTGTCCATCCACAAGACGCCCGCTTCTCTCCACCCGGAGAAAGTGGATCTCGGTCGGCCTCTTCGAGATCCTCCCCATCAATGGTCGCCGCCACAACACCAAGAAAAAGCTTGGCAGCCGGTGCCGTTGTTGTGGATGGTGCCCATCTTGGTTCATGGAGCGAATAGGTTTCTCGTGGGCGTGCAAAAGCGTGCTCGAGCGCCGGTGCCGTCGCTGCGGATGGGACGACCGCGTTGACTACGAGCGTGCTCGAGATCCCGGTTCAGACCGCCACGCTCAGGCGGCCGAGCCTTAGCGGTGCATCATGGACCGGCGGTGCTCTCGCACACCTGCGCCAGCCTCCGCGCCTCGGAGGAGGAGGTCGACGACGGAGGCGCCGTCAAGGGCGAACACTGGCTCGGTACCCCCAGCCCACGCCCCTCCTCTCGCGCCTCGCTCGTGCTCACCACCGGCCGTTTGGTGTTCGCTGACTTCTGCTGCGCGTTTGTGCTGACAATCTGAAGGATCTGCAGAGGGTGCTGCGATGGGATGCCTTCAAGCAGGTCTGCAAGCTCCAGCTGGCGACGCGCCTGGTGAAGTTCATTCGCATCGGACCAGCGGGATCCTCGGCTGGCTGTGAGCCGCATGTCCCACCAGGTCTCCCTCCCCCTGTTGATTTTGATTTTTCCCATCCCTTTCGTTTCCGATTTTCCAAGCCATTTTTAGTGCTTCTCGATATGCAGGTAGTACGGGTTCCATGGACTCTTTTCATCGGTGGAGACAGAGTACCGGTCAGGAGCATGGCTTGGTGCAAGATGGATGCAAAAATGGTGTCTCCCTCTGATGACTTCGGCGGGTACTGCTGGATCCATGTCCACAAAGGCATGGCCTACGGCGAGCGCAGCCGGCGCTTGGCTGGAGAGTAGCTTAGTGTTCTCCAGGAAATGTTTGTAATTTTAAGTTTTTGGGGATCTTTTTTGCTTCTGTACAGGCGTATGTCCATGTTTGTTTATGTAACATACATTTTATTTAATGAAATGAGCATATATTTTTTGACAAAATATACTCGCTTAAAATTTCCATGGACCAACAGCAGAGAAATGAGAAGAGAGCTGGATGGTGTTATCAGTAGTGAATTAGTGGGCCTTGGACATACCATATTTTAATGGGCCAAAATTTAATTGGGTTGACTGCTATATGGGCTATCACATTTGGACTTAGTCGAAATTTGGTGGGCCCAAATTCTAATTGGGCTGATTCCTACCTGGGCTACCATGTCAGATCTATATCATGTGGCAAACAAGTTAACACTGTTACATGTATGTTAGTTAAGCACACGTACGGCAGATCCATGACGGCCAAAAACCATCAAGAATGGTATGctatcaaattatgacgcgatatacatgaagGATTTTAGGTCCGTCATCGATGGGTACCCATGACAGTTTTTCACTGATCCATGACAGATTAGAACCGTCatgtattaacag
Above is a window of Triticum aestivum cultivar Chinese Spring chromosome 6B, IWGSC CS RefSeq v2.1, whole genome shotgun sequence DNA encoding:
- the LOC123134794 gene encoding uncharacterized protein isoform X1, whose product is MDRRCSRTPAPASAPRRRRSTTEAPSRANTGSDLQRVLRWDAFKQVCKLQLATRLVKFIRIGPAGSSAGCEPHVPPGLPPPVDFDFSHPFRFRFSKPFLVLLDMQVVRVPWTLFIGGDRVPVRSMAWCKMDAKMVSPSDDFGGYCWIHVHKGMAYGERSRRLAGE
- the LOC123134794 gene encoding uncharacterized protein isoform X2, yielding MDRRCSRTPAPASAPRRRRSTTEAPSRANTGSDLQRVLRWDAFKQVCKLQLATRLVKFIRIGPAGSSAGCEPHVPPGSTGSMDSFHRWRQSTGQEHGLVQDGCKNGVSL